Proteins from a single region of Starkeya sp. ORNL1:
- the hutH gene encoding histidine ammonia-lyase, with amino-acid sequence MKFVVLTPGAVSLAQWRAIYRGAGLALDPACRPAIARAAEAVAAIVAKGEPVYGINTGFGKLASVRIPAADLATLQRNIVLSHAAGVGEPMPHPIVRLMMALKLASLAQGASGVAPATIAMLEAFLERGLTPMVPSQGSVGASGDLAPLAHMTATMIGVGEIFVDGARVPADIALADAGLTPLALGPKEGLALLNGTQFSTANALAGLFEAENLFRSALVTGALSTDAARGSDAPFDPRIHALRKHRGQIETAHALRSLMAGSAIRASHLIGDERVQDPYCLRCQPQVMGAALDLLRQAAATLETEANGVSDNPLIFPDTGEALSGGNFHAEPVAFAADMIALAVCEIGSLSERRIAMLVDPALSGMPAFLTPKPGLNSGFMIPQVTAAALVSENKQRAYPASVDSIPTSANQEDHVSMAAHGARRLAGMVENAVCVVGIELLAAAQGCDFHAPLASSAVLEQVRRMLRAQVPHLDDDRHFAPDMEAANALVRSGAVAGLAGGLLPNISGE; translated from the coding sequence ATGAAGTTTGTGGTCCTGACGCCCGGCGCGGTATCGCTCGCGCAGTGGCGCGCCATCTATCGCGGCGCCGGCCTCGCGCTCGATCCGGCCTGCCGGCCGGCGATCGCGCGGGCGGCGGAAGCGGTCGCCGCCATCGTCGCCAAGGGCGAGCCGGTCTATGGCATCAATACCGGCTTCGGCAAGCTCGCCAGCGTGCGCATCCCCGCCGCGGACCTCGCCACGCTCCAGCGCAATATCGTGCTCTCGCATGCCGCCGGCGTCGGCGAGCCGATGCCGCATCCGATCGTGCGGCTGATGATGGCGCTGAAGCTCGCCAGCCTCGCGCAAGGCGCCTCCGGCGTCGCGCCCGCCACCATCGCCATGCTGGAAGCCTTCCTGGAGCGCGGCCTCACCCCGATGGTGCCGTCGCAAGGCTCGGTCGGCGCATCCGGCGATCTCGCCCCGCTGGCGCACATGACGGCGACCATGATCGGCGTCGGCGAGATCTTCGTCGATGGGGCGCGGGTCCCGGCGGATATCGCGCTGGCGGATGCCGGGCTGACACCGCTTGCGCTCGGCCCCAAGGAAGGGCTGGCGCTGCTCAACGGCACGCAATTCTCCACCGCCAATGCGCTGGCCGGCCTGTTCGAAGCGGAGAACCTGTTCCGCTCGGCGCTGGTGACCGGCGCGCTTTCCACCGACGCCGCCCGCGGCTCAGACGCGCCGTTCGACCCGCGCATCCATGCGCTGCGCAAGCATCGCGGCCAGATCGAGACAGCGCACGCGCTGCGCAGCCTCATGGCCGGCTCGGCGATCCGCGCCTCGCACCTCATCGGCGACGAGCGGGTGCAGGATCCCTATTGCCTGCGCTGCCAGCCGCAAGTGATGGGCGCGGCGCTCGACCTGCTGCGGCAGGCGGCAGCGACGCTGGAGACCGAGGCCAACGGCGTTTCCGACAATCCGCTGATCTTCCCGGACACCGGCGAGGCGCTGTCCGGCGGCAATTTCCACGCCGAGCCGGTGGCGTTCGCCGCCGACATGATCGCGCTCGCGGTGTGCGAGATCGGCTCGCTGAGCGAGCGGCGCATCGCCATGCTGGTCGATCCCGCGCTGTCGGGCATGCCGGCCTTCCTCACGCCGAAGCCAGGGCTGAATTCCGGCTTCATGATCCCGCAGGTCACCGCCGCCGCGCTGGTCTCGGAGAACAAGCAGCGGGCCTATCCGGCAAGCGTCGATTCCATCCCCACCTCGGCCAACCAGGAGGACCATGTCTCGATGGCCGCGCACGGCGCGCGGCGCCTCGCCGGCATGGTGGAGAATGCGGTGTGCGTGGTCGGCATCGAGTTGCTCGCCGCCGCGCAGGGCTGCGATTTCCACGCGCCGCTGGCGTCGAGCGCGGTGCTGGAGCAGGTGCGCCGGATGCTGCGGGCGCAGGTGCCGCATCTCGACGACGACCGGCATTTCGCCCCCGACATGGAGGCAGCGAACGCTCTGGTGCGCTCCGGCGCGGTGGCCGGCCTGGCGGGCGGCCTGCTGCCGAACATCAGCGGGGAGTGA
- the hutG gene encoding N-formylglutamate deformylase has protein sequence MTLPSFIHIHRGTAPLVVSLPHTGTEIPDEIAGDLVSPWLARKDCDWWIERLYDFAADLGATTVRTSVSRTAIDVNRDPSGVSLYPGQATTELCPTTTFDGEPLYIEGRAPDIAARKARWFEPYHAALKAELDHARAVHGTVVLYDCHSIRSVVPRLFEGTLPHFNIGTNVGVTCAPALQAQIEAICDASGLSRVSNGRFKGGYITRHYGQPADGIHAVQMELACRGYMREPLGPVNEPDWPTPYDPEYAAPLRAALIDIFKACLAFARSEGKSS, from the coding sequence ATGACCCTCCCCTCCTTCATCCACATCCATCGCGGCACCGCGCCGCTCGTCGTCAGCCTGCCGCACACCGGCACCGAGATCCCCGACGAGATCGCCGGCGACCTCGTCTCGCCTTGGCTGGCGCGCAAGGATTGCGACTGGTGGATCGAGCGGCTATACGACTTCGCCGCCGATCTCGGCGCCACCACGGTGCGCACCAGCGTCTCGCGTACCGCCATCGACGTGAACCGCGACCCCTCGGGCGTCTCGCTCTATCCGGGACAGGCGACCACCGAGCTCTGCCCGACCACCACCTTCGACGGCGAGCCGCTCTACATCGAGGGCCGGGCGCCGGACATCGCCGCGCGCAAGGCGCGCTGGTTCGAGCCCTACCACGCCGCGCTCAAAGCCGAGCTCGACCATGCCCGCGCGGTCCACGGCACGGTGGTGCTGTATGATTGCCACTCGATCCGCTCGGTAGTCCCACGGCTGTTCGAGGGAACGCTGCCGCACTTCAACATCGGCACCAATGTCGGCGTGACCTGCGCCCCCGCCTTGCAGGCGCAGATCGAGGCGATCTGTGACGCCAGCGGGCTCAGTCGCGTCAGCAATGGCCGCTTCAAGGGCGGCTACATCACCCGGCATTACGGCCAACCGGCGGATGGCATCCACGCCGTGCAGATGGAACTCGCCTGCCGCGGCTATATGCGCGAGCCGCTCGGCCCGGTGAACGAGCCGGACTGGCCGACGCCGTACGATCCCGAATATGCAGCGCCGCTGCGCGCCGCCCTCATCGACATCTTCAAGGCCTGCCTCGCCTTCGCCCGCTCGGAAGGGAAAAGCTCATGA
- the hutU gene encoding urocanate hydratase, producing MTRIDNNRVIRAARGTELSAKSWLTEAPMRMLMNNLDPDVAERPGELVVYGGIGRAARDWESFDRIVATLKTLEADQTLLVQSGKPVGVFRTHKDAPRVLIANSNLVPHWATWEHFNELDRKGLAMYGQMTAGSWIYIGAQGIVQGTYETFVEMGRQHFRGSLKGKWILTGGLGGMGGAQPLAATMAGASCLAVECRPSSIEFRLRTGYLDTHTTDLDEALRLIEQSCAQGKPLSVGLLGNTAEVLPELVRRGVKPDVVTDQTSAHDPVNGYLPAGWTLAEWEDRRASDPKGVAKAAKASMAVHVKAMLDFHHAGIPTVDYGNNIRQMALEEGVTNAFDFPGFVPAYIRPLFCRGIGPFRWAALSGDPEDIARTDAKVKELIPDNAHLHNWLDMARERIKFQGLPARICWVGLGDRHRLGLAFNEMVRTGELKAPIVIGRDHLDSGSVASPNRETEAMQDGSDAVSDWPLLNALLNTASGATWVSLHHGGGVGMGFSQHAGMVICCDGTADADARIARVLWNDPATGVMRHADAGYQVAIDCAREHQLDLPGILA from the coding sequence ATGACCCGCATCGACAACAACCGCGTCATCCGCGCCGCCCGCGGCACGGAGCTTTCGGCCAAGAGCTGGCTCACCGAGGCGCCGATGCGCATGCTGATGAACAATCTCGATCCCGACGTCGCCGAGCGGCCGGGCGAGCTGGTGGTCTATGGCGGCATCGGCCGCGCCGCCCGCGACTGGGAGAGCTTCGACCGCATCGTCGCCACGCTCAAGACGCTGGAGGCCGACCAGACGCTGCTGGTGCAGTCCGGCAAGCCGGTCGGGGTGTTCCGCACCCACAAGGATGCGCCGCGGGTGCTGATCGCCAATTCCAACCTGGTGCCGCACTGGGCGACCTGGGAGCACTTCAACGAGCTGGATAGAAAGGGCCTGGCCATGTACGGCCAGATGACCGCCGGCTCCTGGATCTATATCGGCGCGCAGGGCATCGTTCAGGGCACCTACGAGACCTTCGTGGAGATGGGCCGCCAGCATTTCCGCGGCAGCCTCAAGGGCAAATGGATCCTCACCGGCGGGCTCGGCGGCATGGGCGGCGCGCAGCCGCTGGCCGCGACCATGGCCGGCGCCTCGTGCCTCGCGGTGGAATGCCGGCCGTCGAGCATCGAGTTCCGGCTGCGCACCGGCTACCTCGACACCCACACCACCGACCTCGACGAGGCGCTGCGGCTGATCGAACAGTCCTGCGCGCAGGGCAAGCCGCTCTCGGTCGGCCTGCTCGGCAACACCGCCGAAGTGCTGCCGGAACTGGTGCGCCGCGGCGTGAAGCCGGACGTGGTGACCGACCAGACCTCGGCGCATGACCCGGTGAACGGCTATCTGCCCGCCGGCTGGACGCTAGCCGAATGGGAGGATCGCCGCGCCTCCGATCCCAAGGGCGTCGCCAAGGCAGCGAAGGCCTCGATGGCGGTGCATGTGAAGGCGATGCTCGACTTCCACCATGCCGGCATCCCCACCGTGGATTACGGCAACAACATCCGCCAGATGGCGCTGGAGGAAGGCGTGACCAACGCCTTCGACTTCCCCGGCTTCGTGCCGGCCTATATCCGCCCGCTGTTCTGCCGCGGCATCGGCCCGTTCCGCTGGGCGGCGCTGTCCGGCGATCCCGAGGACATCGCCCGCACCGACGCCAAGGTGAAGGAGCTGATCCCGGACAATGCGCATCTGCACAACTGGCTCGACATGGCGCGCGAGCGCATCAAGTTCCAAGGCTTGCCAGCGCGCATCTGCTGGGTCGGGCTCGGCGACCGCCACCGGCTCGGCCTCGCCTTCAACGAGATGGTGCGGACCGGCGAACTGAAGGCGCCGATCGTGATCGGCCGCGATCATCTCGATTCCGGCTCGGTGGCCTCGCCGAACCGCGAGACCGAGGCGATGCAGGACGGCTCCGACGCCGTCTCCGACTGGCCGCTGCTCAACGCCCTGCTGAACACCGCCTCGGGCGCGACCTGGGTGTCGCTGCATCATGGCGGCGGCGTCGGCATGGGGTTCTCGCAGCATGCGGGCATGGTGATCTGCTGCGACGGCACCGCCGACGCCGATGCCCGCATCGCCCGGGTGCTGTGGAACGACCCGGCGACCGGGGTGATGCGCCACGCCGATGCGGGCTACCAGGTTGCGATCGACTGCGCGCGCGAGCACCAGCTCGATCTGCCGGGGATATTGGCCTGA
- a CDS encoding sigma-70 family RNA polymerase sigma factor, with the protein MRSQKPSFDVIGQLSALRRYARSLTRDEHDAEDLVQDTLVRAYERRAGFDTSRNIRVWLLSILHNAFIDGGRAKRAEAKRVLHAAELAPGAEGPAQEHHVRLADVRRAFLDLPDEQRSALHLVAIEGLSYAEAANALGIPSGTLMSRLARARATLRALEEAEGRSRSDAPPRPSHLKIVGGSDEPSS; encoded by the coding sequence ATGAGGTCGCAGAAGCCCAGCTTTGATGTCATCGGCCAGTTGTCGGCGCTGCGCCGCTATGCGCGCTCGCTGACGCGCGACGAGCATGATGCCGAGGACCTCGTGCAGGACACGCTGGTCCGCGCCTATGAGCGGCGCGCCGGGTTCGACACGTCGCGCAACATCCGGGTCTGGCTGCTCTCGATCCTCCACAATGCCTTCATCGACGGCGGCCGGGCAAAGCGGGCGGAGGCGAAGCGCGTGCTCCACGCTGCCGAACTGGCGCCCGGCGCGGAAGGCCCGGCGCAGGAACATCATGTGCGGCTCGCCGACGTGCGCCGCGCCTTCCTCGATCTGCCGGACGAACAGCGTTCAGCGCTGCATCTCGTTGCCATCGAGGGCCTGAGCTACGCCGAGGCCGCCAATGCCCTCGGCATTCCCTCCGGCACGCTGATGTCGCGGCTGGCGCGGGCGCGCGCCACGCTGCGCGCGCTCGAAGAGGCCGAGGGCCGCTCCCGATCCGACGCCCCGCCGCGTCCCAGCCACCTGAAAATCGTCGGAGGTTCGGATGAACCATCTTCCTGA
- a CDS encoding anti-sigma factor: MNHLPDPVSEDDLQAYVDDQLAVARRIDVEAYLSRHPAEATRVMAHLRVRDELRLALAETTALRDATTTDAARRLESGLSRGRLVSQLRRAAAIAFLVGAGWLAHAYSGPFGVSEVVASSLPPSYVSEAVMAHRTTLVRAAMHSQPAVRDYDPAEIRAATAIQLPALPANWEVTDVQVFPSAFGPSVEMAIRTAQFGTVSLFAVRPGSFDVVPATLVARDELAAAYWQIGEVAYALVAKADSRELDKAATGLAKSLY; encoded by the coding sequence ATGAACCATCTTCCTGACCCCGTCTCCGAAGACGATCTGCAGGCCTATGTCGACGATCAGCTCGCCGTGGCGCGGCGTATCGATGTCGAGGCCTATCTGAGCCGTCACCCGGCCGAGGCGACCCGCGTCATGGCGCACCTGCGGGTGCGCGATGAACTCCGCCTCGCCTTGGCCGAGACCACCGCGCTGCGCGACGCCACCACCACGGATGCCGCCCGCCGGCTGGAGAGCGGGCTCTCGCGCGGTCGGCTGGTGTCGCAGCTCCGCCGGGCCGCCGCGATTGCCTTCCTGGTCGGAGCCGGCTGGCTGGCCCATGCCTATTCCGGGCCGTTCGGCGTCAGCGAGGTGGTGGCCTCGAGCCTGCCGCCGTCCTACGTCTCCGAGGCGGTCATGGCCCATCGCACCACGCTGGTGCGCGCCGCCATGCACTCGCAGCCCGCGGTGCGCGACTACGATCCCGCCGAGATCCGGGCGGCCACCGCGATCCAGCTCCCCGCCTTGCCGGCGAACTGGGAGGTGACGGACGTGCAGGTCTTCCCGTCCGCCTTCGGGCCGAGCGTGGAGATGGCCATCCGCACGGCGCAGTTCGGCACGGTTTCGCTGTTCGCGGTGCGCCCCGGCAGCTTCGACGTCGTGCCCGCGACCCTGGTCGCGCGCGACGAGCTCGCCGCCGCCTACTGGCAGATCGGCGAGGTGGCCTACGCGCTGGTGGCGAAGGCGGATTCCCGCGAGCTCGACAAGGCCGCGACCGGCCTAGCCAAGTCCCTCTATTGA
- a CDS encoding Bax inhibitor-1/YccA family protein produces MNTPNYGYGLKSVAGHLDQAQFDEGLRRHMLRVYNYMGLGLVLTGAVAFFVGSTPALYVPIFSTPLKWVVMLAPLAFVLLFSFRMQSMSASGAQAMFWAFCAVMGLSMASIFLVFTGTSIARTFFIAATMFGATSLYGYTTKRDLSQFGSFLMMGLIGVVIASVVNIFLGSTMLQFIVSVVGILVFVGLTAWDTQSIKEQYADNFDAESQQKLAVFGAFSLYLNFINIFQLLLNFTGERE; encoded by the coding sequence ATGAACACGCCGAATTACGGCTACGGCTTGAAGAGCGTCGCCGGCCACCTCGACCAGGCCCAGTTCGACGAGGGCCTGCGCCGGCATATGCTGCGGGTCTATAATTATATGGGCCTCGGGCTGGTGCTCACCGGCGCGGTCGCCTTTTTCGTCGGCAGCACGCCGGCGCTCTATGTGCCGATCTTCTCCACCCCGTTGAAGTGGGTGGTGATGCTGGCGCCGCTGGCCTTCGTGCTGCTCTTCTCGTTCCGCATGCAGTCCATGTCGGCGAGCGGGGCGCAGGCGATGTTCTGGGCGTTCTGCGCGGTGATGGGGCTGTCCATGGCCTCCATCTTCCTGGTCTTCACCGGCACCAGCATCGCCCGCACCTTCTTCATCGCGGCCACGATGTTCGGTGCGACCAGCCTCTATGGCTACACCACCAAGCGCGACCTCTCGCAGTTCGGCTCGTTCCTGATGATGGGCCTGATCGGCGTGGTGATCGCCAGCGTGGTCAACATCTTCCTCGGCTCGACCATGCTGCAGTTCATCGTCTCGGTGGTCGGCATCCTGGTCTTTGTCGGCCTGACCGCCTGGGACACCCAGTCCATCAAGGAACAGTACGCCGACAATTTCGACGCCGAATCCCAGCAGAAGCTCGCCGTGTTCGGCGCCTTCTCGCTCTATCTGAACTTCATCAACATCTTCCAGCTGCTGCTGAATTTCACCGGCGAGCGGGAATGA
- a CDS encoding DUF2076 domain-containing protein: protein MENQDRQAIEGLFSRLGEVERQAAARDAQAEGFIRERISQQPGAPYFMAQTIVMQDYALQQAQARIQQLEQQQQEADERPAAGGGFLSGMFGGGQSAPRRSSVPTSGRTPLARDVPMGAPQMGGPAGGMQMAPGAMAQPGRGGGFLAGAAQTAMGVAGGVMLGNALGGMFGGGEAKAAEPAAAEPAPAQQPQEPAAAEEEGGFFDGWFGGDEEN, encoded by the coding sequence ATGGAAAACCAGGATCGCCAGGCCATTGAGGGGCTGTTCTCGCGCCTCGGCGAGGTGGAGCGCCAGGCGGCTGCGCGCGATGCGCAGGCCGAGGGCTTCATTCGCGAGCGCATCTCCCAGCAGCCGGGAGCGCCCTATTTCATGGCCCAGACGATTGTGATGCAGGACTACGCGCTGCAGCAGGCGCAGGCGCGCATCCAGCAGCTCGAACAGCAGCAGCAGGAGGCGGACGAGCGTCCGGCCGCCGGCGGCGGCTTCCTGTCGGGAATGTTCGGCGGCGGCCAGAGCGCGCCGCGGCGTTCCTCAGTGCCGACCTCCGGCCGCACCCCCCTGGCACGTGACGTGCCGATGGGCGCGCCGCAGATGGGCGGCCCTGCGGGCGGCATGCAGATGGCGCCGGGCGCGATGGCCCAGCCGGGCCGTGGCGGCGGCTTCCTCGCCGGCGCCGCGCAGACCGCGATGGGCGTTGCCGGCGGCGTAATGCTCGGCAATGCGCTGGGCGGCATGTTCGGCGGAGGCGAAGCCAAGGCGGCAGAACCGGCGGCGGCAGAGCCCGCCCCAGCGCAGCAGCCGCAGGAACCGGCGGCGGCCGAGGAGGAAGGCGGCTTCTTCGACGGCTGGTTCGGCGGCGACGAAGAGAACTGA
- a CDS encoding LLM class flavin-dependent oxidoreductase translates to MARQDKLKLGTFVYTFGYNPAGWLHPASDVNGANDFAHLLKVAQISEAAKFDFMFMADSPASAVGDPEALCRLPTKMNRFEPLTLLAALAATTSRLGLVATASTSYYEPYNLARIFASIDHLSGGRGCWNVVTSDHDETGYNFNREGLDPHALRYERGKEFVDVVFGLWDSFERDALLLDRESGVYYDKDKLHTLNHKGPHFQVRGPLNIAASPQGRPVIAQAGGSEAGIELAAETAEMVFSLASNLQRSRDFYATLKGRMAKFGRQPDELKVMPGVVINVGRTEAEARAKVDFLLDQLHPDVGRQMLAEFLEADLSGVPLDQPFPRDRLPAAPKGSKALFDELTDFVMKGHTVGELIRLFGEKHTGNGITGTPAQVADFMEEWFEARAADGFILMFPTLPSALEDFVELVVPELRRRGLFREEYEGTTLRANMGLSMPENRYAQARRQSQAPREAAS, encoded by the coding sequence ATGGCGCGTCAGGACAAGCTGAAGCTCGGCACTTTCGTCTACACCTTCGGCTATAATCCGGCGGGCTGGCTGCATCCTGCGAGCGACGTCAACGGCGCCAATGATTTCGCCCATCTCCTGAAGGTGGCGCAGATCTCGGAAGCCGCGAAATTCGACTTCATGTTCATGGCGGATTCCCCCGCCAGCGCCGTCGGCGACCCCGAAGCGCTGTGCCGGCTGCCGACCAAGATGAACCGCTTCGAGCCGCTTACCCTGCTGGCGGCGCTGGCCGCCACCACCTCGCGGCTCGGCCTGGTCGCCACCGCCTCGACCTCCTATTACGAGCCCTACAATCTCGCGCGCATCTTCGCCTCGATCGACCACCTCAGCGGCGGGCGCGGCTGCTGGAACGTCGTCACCTCGGACCATGACGAGACCGGCTACAATTTCAACCGCGAGGGGCTCGACCCGCACGCTCTGCGCTATGAGCGCGGCAAGGAATTCGTCGATGTGGTGTTCGGGCTGTGGGACAGCTTCGAGCGTGACGCGCTGCTGCTCGATCGCGAGAGCGGCGTCTATTACGACAAGGACAAGCTGCACACGCTGAACCACAAGGGCCCGCATTTCCAGGTGCGCGGCCCGCTCAACATCGCCGCCTCGCCGCAGGGCCGGCCGGTGATCGCGCAGGCCGGCGGCTCGGAGGCTGGCATCGAGCTTGCGGCCGAGACCGCCGAGATGGTGTTCTCGCTCGCTTCCAATCTCCAGCGTAGCCGCGACTTTTACGCCACGCTGAAAGGGCGCATGGCGAAGTTCGGCCGCCAGCCGGACGAGTTGAAGGTGATGCCGGGCGTCGTCATCAATGTCGGGCGCACCGAGGCCGAGGCGCGCGCCAAGGTCGACTTCCTGCTCGACCAGTTGCACCCCGATGTCGGCCGGCAGATGCTCGCCGAATTCCTGGAGGCCGACCTCTCCGGCGTGCCGCTCGACCAGCCATTCCCCAGGGATCGCCTGCCCGCCGCGCCGAAGGGCTCCAAGGCGCTGTTCGACGAACTGACCGACTTCGTCATGAAGGGCCACACGGTGGGCGAGCTGATCCGGCTGTTCGGCGAGAAGCACACTGGAAACGGCATCACCGGCACGCCGGCCCAGGTCGCCGACTTCATGGAGGAGTGGTTCGAGGCCCGCGCCGCCGACGGCTTCATCCTGATGTTCCCGACGCTGCCCTCCGCACTGGAGGATTTCGTCGAGCTGGTCGTGCCGGAGCTGCGCCGCCGCGGGCTGTTCCGCGAGGAATATGAGGGCACGACGCTCCGGGCGAACATGGGATTGTCCATGCCGGAGAACCGTTATGCGCAGGCCCGCCGCCAAAGCCAGGCGCCGCGCGAGGCGGCGTCATAG